The stretch of DNA CGTTATCTGTATCTAACAAGGGGCGTTCCGTTAGTTTTGGTTTTGGTGTACACCAGTTTTCAGCCATTATTTCCTCCTCCATTTCACAATTACATTATATAGTGTAATAGTTTTTGTGTCAAGACGTTTATACAGTGAAATTCATAATATAAGCATCTTTTTTATCAGTACGTTATGACACCTTTACAATATAGTAATTTATTTCCCTTGCACTGACTATTTAAATTTTTTTCAACCTATAATCACCTGTGTTTGTGTTTGATTGGAACTATTATTTTCCTTAGTATTCCACTAAATAATCCGATTTAACACTAACTGTTTTTAAATTATTAAAATAGTAATTCCACTATATATTCCGAAGACCCAAAAATATTTCTTGACAACAAGGTAGAAAAGAGATTCAAAGAAATGGTGCACGAAATATGCGAACCACTAAAAATACAAGTGATTGCTTTAGAATGTGACAAAGACCATGCACACATGTTTCTCAATGTACTACCTACACTAAGCCCTGCAAACATCATGGCAAAAATCAAAGGAGTGACATCTAAACAGTTGCGAGAAGAATTTCCGCACCTGCGACACCTGCCAAGTTTGTGGACACGTTCTTAATTTGTTTCTACTGCTGGAAACGTATCAAGTCAAACTATAAAGCGATATGTTGAACAACAAAAAACAAGGGGGTGAAATCATGTCACAAACAATCACTGTAAAAATCAAATTGCTACCTACTAAAGAACAGGATTTGACTTTGACCGAAATGAGTAAAACATACATTTCAACAATCAACGATCTTGTGTCTGAAATGGTAAAAGAAAAGAAAAGCACTAAGAAAACAAGTAAAAACATTGGTGCTTCTTTGCCCAGTGCGGTGAAAAACCAAGCAATTAAAGATGCGAAAAGTGTTTTCAAGAAGGCAAAGAAAACAAAATTTGAAACCATTCCAGTCTTAAAGAAACCTACGTGTATCTGGAACAACCAAAACTACTCTTTGGACTTCACTCATATTTCACTGCCGATCATGATTGACGGTAAAGCCAAGAAAACGCCTATTCGGGCTTTATTAATTGATAAGGAAAATCGAAATTTCAATTTGCTGAAACATAAGTTAGGCACATTGCGTATCACGAAAAAGTCAAATAAATGGATCGCACAAATTTCTGTCACTACGCCTACTCCTCAAAAAACGGGATTCAAGGTTATGGGAGTTGACTTAGGTTTAAAAGTTCCGGCTGTTGCAGTAACTGATGACGGAAAAGTGCGTTTCTTTGGTAACGGCAGACAGAATAAATATAAAAAGAGAAAGTTTCGTTCTGTTCGTAAAGCATTAGGCAAAAAGAAAAAATTAAATGCTATCCGCAGTTCAAAAAACAAGGAACAGCGTTGGATGAAAGATCAAGACCATAAAGTAAGTCGTGCGATTGTTAATTTTGCTAAAGAAAATGAAATCTCTGTCATTCGTTTAGAACAATTAGCGAATATCAGACAGACGACAAGAACAAGTCGTAAAAACGAAAAGAATTTGCATACATGGTCCTTTTATCGTCTATCTCAATTTATTGAGTACAAGGCCAAGTTAGAAGGCATTAAGGTTGAATATGTGAGTCCTGTTTATACGAGTCAAACATGTCCTAACTGTTCTGAAAAGAACAAAGCACAAGACCGCAAATACAAGTGTAAATGCGGATTCGAGAAACATCGTGATCTAGTAGGTGCTATGAACATTCGATGTGCACCTGTGATTGATGGTAATAGTCAATCAGCATAGGGAACTATAGGTTCTGCCCTATGAGGGGCAATGAGATGCCCTCATCTTGAAGGCTGTTCAAAACAGAAATGGACTGCGAACGCTTAGTCATTCAAGAATCCCACCCGTTTAACCGTAAGGTTTAGGGCTTGCGTCTTTAGACGTGGGAGTCTCAAAAGTGTGTCTAGGGCATCATTATATAGAAAGCTATCGGAAGGGAACTAATAATCACTCTTTATTCCATTAAGGGTCAGTCTATCGAAATAGTAAATGGGTGCTTTCTTGTTGACAATTTATAAAGTTTGGTATACTTTATAAACAACTTAAAAATCGGTAGATGTTTATTTTCGCCTTTATAAAAAAATTAGACCTTTAGCATTCTTTTAATATTTAATATTGACTGGATGAAAAAGTATCCTAAATAAAAAAGGAAGAGTAACGTAAATCGATTTATTTCATAATCAAGGGGCTAAATTAAAATTAAACCAATGTTTTCTTTAGAAGGAAATTAAAACATAAAGTAAAATGACCTATAAAAAGGTAGCTCTTCAAAAAACTTCGCATGAAGTTAGTTGAAGTGAAGCCGACAATTTTCAAGATTCAATGATTTAAAATCATCATTGAATTATTGAAGTTGTCGGCTTTTTTTATTGGAAAATAACATGTAACTAATAATTGAAGTAAATAACCTGGAAATAAAATCACCTTCATTAAAAGGATTTTTTGTACGTTAATGTCATAAAAAGGGAGAATTTGAAATGTTAGTTTCACTGAGTTCGTCATCATGGTTAACATTATTTTTTATTATGCTTATTGCATCTGGTCTAAGTGGACTATTGTTTTTACATCCACGAGTACCCTTAAGTTTTGTTCGCATTCATATTGGAATCGTTGCTTTACCGCCATTGATTTCCTTATTGGCTCTAGCTAATACCACTGTGGACGTAATTATTGGTCCTTGGTCCTTGGATTCCTTAGCTTGGTTAATGGCTTTCTTTGTACTTTCAATTGGTTTAATCATTCAGCGTTTTTCTGTACATTACTTAATGGGAGATCACTCTTATCGTAAGTATTTTATACTTTTTACATTCACTACAGGTGTTGCTTCAATTACATGGTTAAGTGGTGACCTCCGCTTGATGGTTATATCTTGGGGAGCAACCCTTGCCGGTTTAATCTTACTTATTAGGTTAAATAGTGGATGGAAAGTAGTTAGTGAAGCAACCAAAGTTTCTGGTCGATTATTTATATTAAGTTGGTTTTCTTTGTTACTTGCAATGATTTGGCTTTTTAAAGTTACTGGTGAATGGCAGTTATCATTAGCTCTAACAAATGAAAACTTAGCTCAACTTGGAGCATGGGAGAAAACAGGGGTTAATTTATTGATAGTATTAGCAGTGATAATTCCTGCAGCCCAATGGCCTTTCCAAAGATGGTTAATTGAGTCTGTTGTTGCTCCGACTCCTGTTTCTGCGATTATGCACGCAGGGATAGTAAATGCAGGTGGGATTATGCTAACTCGATTTTCACCTCTTTTTAATGGGGATATAGCATCGATAATTTTACTTATTCTTGCAGGCATTTCTGTATTAATTGGGTCTGGAATTAGTTTAGTCCAGGTTGACTATAAACGTCAGTTATTAGGCTCCACGATTGGACAAATGGGGTTTATGCTCATTCAGTGTGCATTAGGTGCGTATTTAGCAGCCATTATTCATCTTATATTACATGGTTTGTTCAAAGCTATGCTGTTTTTACAGGCTGGTTCTGCAGTACGTCGTTTCGAAGTTTCGACTCGCGTTAATGAAAAGTCATCTAAATTATGGATCATGAGTGGCCGGACTTTAGGCTTAGTTGTCGGGGTTACTTTTTGGCTCATGGCTCCTGGAGAGGGTTATCAATTGATTAGTGCTCTAATCTTAGGGTGGTCATTGTCTGTTTCTTGGACACAGCTCGTAGCTTTTGGAGAGGGGAGAATTGGTAGAATTGCTGGTTTATCATTTTTAGGAGGATCTGCCATCGTTTATTTTATCATTCACAACCTCTTCTATGAATGGTTGCATACAACCGTTTATCAAGGTGTCCAACCTCCGATGGCAGTTGTCATCATTGTCTTATGTCTCTTACTATTTGGCAGTGTTATAGGTACATGGGTAACTCGTCATTGTTCTACTGTTTCCTTTGCGGTTCTTTATCTTTGGTTAGTAAGATTAGGTGAAGCAAAACCAAAGTCAGTAGAAAGTCACCCAAGCTACCTTAAACAATATTTATCTCAAGGAGGTAGTCGGTGATGAGTGTGACATCCGTATTAAAGAAAGATATAAATATTGATGTTCAAGAAAGGGATTTTAACGTTTTAGTTGAATCAGCTAGCCGGGTTATTGCCCCGCTATCGCCAATTTCTGCGTTTGCTGCACGTAATCCCTGGATGGGACTTGAAAACCAATCTTTTCATCAGGTTGCAGTGTGGTTAAAAAATATTCGTGGTGTTGATATATACCCTAGTGCTTCTATGATCCTTTCGGCAAAGAGTAAAGGTGAGATTGATGATGCTTTTGTGAAAGCAGGACTACTGCGTTGGCTTGATTCACAGTCCTTTAATATACCACGGGACGTGGCAGAGCGATACTGTCTTACTGCACTAAAATTAGATACATTACCATCAAACTTCTTATCATCACATGAGCTGGAAAAATTAGTAGAGGGATTTAGTGTTCTGAATACGGATAGTATCGAGGATTTTTTAAAGCAACCAATAAGTTCGCATATAAAGAATCAAGATGGTGAAAGATTAATAAATATTCTCGATTATCATGTTATCAAGTGGTGTAAGTTATATCTTGATGAATCTCAGGCAGGTTGGACAATGCCTAATCGTGAGAAAGGTTTCTATAGTGCTTGGCAGCGTCTCATTCAATATGATCCGGCACTTAGTAAAAATCAACGTAAAAGTTTTAGAAATTGGCCCCAAGAGGCAAATACGGCTTTAAAAGAAGCTTTAACTGCACTAGAAATACCAGGATCAGAGATACAGACTTATCTTGAAGGCCATTTGCTTTCCTTACCTGGGTGGGCAGGAATGATGCTTTGGCGCTCCCAACAATCGAGCCATGAACGTGCACTTCTAACAGAATATTTAGCAGTTCGACTTTCCATGGAATGTGTTCTCATAAAGCCTTACTTACCTTTGTCCAATCAAAGCACTAAGAAAAAAGTTTCGATTACTCCCCTTTTAGCATCTTGGATTCATTGGGGGGACCTATCCATCGAGGAATGGTCACAGATGTCTGCCGCTGAACAAAGCGAATATTTATTATTTGCCTATCGTTTTGATGAGAATCTTCGCAAGAAGCTTTGGTTGGAAGCTTGGGAACAAACATACATTGAGCGATTAAGTGAGAAGATTGTCTCTAAACAACGTGTGACCAACGATAAAAAATCTGTTTTAGCCCAATTAGCATTCTGTATTGATGTACGATCAGAACCTTTTCGTCGTCAACTTGAAAAAGAAGGTCCGTTTGAAACGATTGGAATTGCTGGTTTCTTTGGCTTACCGATTGCAACTAGTGAACTTGGTAGTAATCACACCCATTCATCCTTGCCGGTTATGCTAAAGCCTAAACATCACATAAAAGAATCAGCGGGTGAAAAAGAGCTTTATTCTTACCAACAACGCAAGCAGGCAGCAAATTCATTAAGCTATACATTTAAAATGATGAAACAGAATGTACTTGCGAGCTTAGTTTTACCAGAAATAAGTGGACCTTGGCTTAGTCTGCAAATGGTAGCACGAAGCTTTGTGCCAAGAAGAGCAGGTCGTTTCATTCATAATCTTCGTAAGACCTGGTTACGCAAACCTGATACAAAACTCTTACTTAATCATGTTTATGACGAAAAGGCGGGGCTACCTGTTGGCTTTTCTAAAGAAGAAAAAGTGAACTATGTGCGTCAAGCTCTAAAAGGGATGGGGCTTACAGAGAATTTCGCACCATTAGTCGTGATATGCGGACATGGTAGTCAAAGCAACAACAACCCTTATGCTGCATCTCTTGACTGTGGTGCCTGCGGTGGGGCGGCAGGTGGATTCAATGCTAGGGTTTTAGCTACTTTATGCAACCTTACAGAGATAAGAGAAGTGCTTTCTGCTGAAGGAATAGAAATCCCTGAGGAAACTGTTTTTGTAGCCGCTGAGCATAACACAACAGTGGATGAATTACACTGGATTTATGTTCCTGAACTTTCTGAATCTGCACAAGAAGCATTTGATCATATCGAAGCTATTATGCCGAAAGTGAGCCATAATGCAAATGCGGAGCGTCTAGCTCAATTACCAAATTTCAAATCAAAATTTAAAAATCCAAGTGCTGAGGCACACCGATTTGCGGAAGATTGGAGTGAGATTCGTCCGGAATGGGGGCTAGCGCGGAATGCATCTTTTATTATAGGCCAACGTGAATTAACTCAGGATTGTGACTTGGAGGGTAGAGCCTTCCTTCATAATTATGATTGGAAGCAGGATGAGAGTGGTGATCTGCTAGCAAACATCATTGCAGGACCAGGAACGGTTGCCCAATGGATTAATCTACAATATTATGCTTCAACGGTAGCTCCTCATTATTATGGTAGTGGAAATAAAAGAACACAAACCGTAACAGCAGGTCTTGGCGTTATGCAAGGGAATGCAAGTGACTTGTTAAACGGACTACCTTGGCAATCCGTCATGGAATCGGATTACGAGGCTTATCATTCTCCTCTTCGCTTGCTGATTGTCATCCAAGCACCTAGTGAATATGTAAAACGGTTATTAACTAATGATTTAGCGTTTCGAGAAAAAGTTCAAAATGGATGGGTTAGACTTGCTAGTGTTGATCCAGAAGGACGTTGGGAAAATTGGCAACTGCAAAAATAAATATTTATCAAATGATATGTTACTCAGTTAAAAAATTCATAACAATAAAGAAAGGGTGTACAATATGGATTTAAATAAAAATAAAAAAGCTTTATTGTTAACGGATATCGAAAGTGGATTGGAGCCTCTCCTACAACAAGTAACTAACATTCAACCAGAAAATATGTTAATGATACAAAGCTATGGCACCGTAATCTCACATCCTTATGGAGATATAATGAGATCTGTTATCATTGCTATTTATCAGGAAAATGTCGAGGAGATTTTTATTGTAGGAACAAAAGATAAGAGGACTACCACAGTTAATGTACAAACTCAATTTGAATCAATGAAAAATAAAATACAAACATTAGACTATCTTTATCAACATTGTATGCCTGAATTTTCAGGTGGTACAGTTGATGAATGGCTAAATGGAAATGAAAATATCATTGACAGTATCGAAAAGAGTGTTGATGTCATTCGTCACCATCCTTTAGTACCGTCTTATGTTAAAGTTTGTGGTTTAATAGTTAATAATAAGGAGGGAAAATCCTCAATTGTGGAGATTCCTACTAATAAAACAGCGGGAAACTGTCCAACCTTTTAAAAAGTTCTTAAAAGATTCTATAAAAGTCCCTAATAAGATCAATATAGACCTGTTAGGAACTTTTTCTGGAGAGATAAAGGATAGGCTGACTCCCTTAGAAACTCTCTGGAAAAAGCAAGAATGGGAGTGGATGAACTTGGTCTCCCTCTTGAAATAGCTAGTAAAGGAAGTAATAGACTATTTTTTGTTCTATAGGAGATGTATCGTTTATGAAAATATCTAAAGGTTCTTATGAAGCTGAAATAAGTAAGGCCATTACTCAATGGGAAAAAGACTTTCTTGGACGTGGGTCTGTATCTGTTAAAACAGATATATTACGGGATATGATAATTGTGAATTTACAAGGTATTTTAACACCAGCTGAATATACTGTTTGTGAAACAAAAGAGGGACTGTTAACTATTAAAAAAACTCGTTCGGAATTAGTTGAATCAGGTATAGAAGATCTTAAGAATATTATATTAACTATAACTGGAGAAAAAGTGAAAAGCTTTCATACTGATCTAAGCTCTCGTACTGGTGAACGAGTTATGGTATTTAAATTATTTAATAATCTTGAGAAAAATCTTTTTATGTAAAAAATAAGTGGAAGTGTTTAGCAACTTTCTCTTCTTTTGTTTATAGTTATTGCACAGTACAAAAATACATTGTTCTTTTTGCTCATTATGAAGTTTATTAAAGGATGATAATATCTCTTAATTGGTTAAGCCTCCCTTTTCAACGATTGCGCGCTTTTCTAGAGTAACGGAAAAAAGTCCAATTTCTCCATTTTAATACTGAGAAATTGGACTTTTTAATATTGTAAGTTCCTTAACGTTGTAAATCCGCACTTTCCTGACAGTG from Bacillus xiapuensis encodes:
- a CDS encoding RNA-guided endonuclease InsQ/TnpB family protein, translated to MSQTITVKIKLLPTKEQDLTLTEMSKTYISTINDLVSEMVKEKKSTKKTSKNIGASLPSAVKNQAIKDAKSVFKKAKKTKFETIPVLKKPTCIWNNQNYSLDFTHISLPIMIDGKAKKTPIRALLIDKENRNFNLLKHKLGTLRITKKSNKWIAQISVTTPTPQKTGFKVMGVDLGLKVPAVAVTDDGKVRFFGNGRQNKYKKRKFRSVRKALGKKKKLNAIRSSKNKEQRWMKDQDHKVSRAIVNFAKENEISVIRLEQLANIRQTTRTSRKNEKNLHTWSFYRLSQFIEYKAKLEGIKVEYVSPVYTSQTCPNCSEKNKAQDRKYKCKCGFEKHRDLVGAMNIRCAPVIDGNSQSA
- a CDS encoding NADH dehydrogenase subunit 5 — translated: MLVSLSSSSWLTLFFIMLIASGLSGLLFLHPRVPLSFVRIHIGIVALPPLISLLALANTTVDVIIGPWSLDSLAWLMAFFVLSIGLIIQRFSVHYLMGDHSYRKYFILFTFTTGVASITWLSGDLRLMVISWGATLAGLILLIRLNSGWKVVSEATKVSGRLFILSWFSLLLAMIWLFKVTGEWQLSLALTNENLAQLGAWEKTGVNLLIVLAVIIPAAQWPFQRWLIESVVAPTPVSAIMHAGIVNAGGIMLTRFSPLFNGDIASIILLILAGISVLIGSGISLVQVDYKRQLLGSTIGQMGFMLIQCALGAYLAAIIHLILHGLFKAMLFLQAGSAVRRFEVSTRVNEKSSKLWIMSGRTLGLVVGVTFWLMAPGEGYQLISALILGWSLSVSWTQLVAFGEGRIGRIAGLSFLGGSAIVYFIIHNLFYEWLHTTVYQGVQPPMAVVIIVLCLLLFGSVIGTWVTRHCSTVSFAVLYLWLVRLGEAKPKSVESHPSYLKQYLSQGGSR
- a CDS encoding DUF2309 domain-containing protein produces the protein MSVTSVLKKDINIDVQERDFNVLVESASRVIAPLSPISAFAARNPWMGLENQSFHQVAVWLKNIRGVDIYPSASMILSAKSKGEIDDAFVKAGLLRWLDSQSFNIPRDVAERYCLTALKLDTLPSNFLSSHELEKLVEGFSVLNTDSIEDFLKQPISSHIKNQDGERLINILDYHVIKWCKLYLDESQAGWTMPNREKGFYSAWQRLIQYDPALSKNQRKSFRNWPQEANTALKEALTALEIPGSEIQTYLEGHLLSLPGWAGMMLWRSQQSSHERALLTEYLAVRLSMECVLIKPYLPLSNQSTKKKVSITPLLASWIHWGDLSIEEWSQMSAAEQSEYLLFAYRFDENLRKKLWLEAWEQTYIERLSEKIVSKQRVTNDKKSVLAQLAFCIDVRSEPFRRQLEKEGPFETIGIAGFFGLPIATSELGSNHTHSSLPVMLKPKHHIKESAGEKELYSYQQRKQAANSLSYTFKMMKQNVLASLVLPEISGPWLSLQMVARSFVPRRAGRFIHNLRKTWLRKPDTKLLLNHVYDEKAGLPVGFSKEEKVNYVRQALKGMGLTENFAPLVVICGHGSQSNNNPYAASLDCGACGGAAGGFNARVLATLCNLTEIREVLSAEGIEIPEETVFVAAEHNTTVDELHWIYVPELSESAQEAFDHIEAIMPKVSHNANAERLAQLPNFKSKFKNPSAEAHRFAEDWSEIRPEWGLARNASFIIGQRELTQDCDLEGRAFLHNYDWKQDESGDLLANIIAGPGTVAQWINLQYYASTVAPHYYGSGNKRTQTVTAGLGVMQGNASDLLNGLPWQSVMESDYEAYHSPLRLLIVIQAPSEYVKRLLTNDLAFREKVQNGWVRLASVDPEGRWENWQLQK
- a CDS encoding carbonic anhydrase; amino-acid sequence: MDLNKNKKALLLTDIESGLEPLLQQVTNIQPENMLMIQSYGTVISHPYGDIMRSVIIAIYQENVEEIFIVGTKDKRTTTVNVQTQFESMKNKIQTLDYLYQHCMPEFSGGTVDEWLNGNENIIDSIEKSVDVIRHHPLVPSYVKVCGLIVNNKEGKSSIVEIPTNKTAGNCPTF
- a CDS encoding DUF2294 domain-containing protein is translated as MKISKGSYEAEISKAITQWEKDFLGRGSVSVKTDILRDMIIVNLQGILTPAEYTVCETKEGLLTIKKTRSELVESGIEDLKNIILTITGEKVKSFHTDLSSRTGERVMVFKLFNNLEKNLFM